One window from the genome of Oryctolagus cuniculus chromosome 1, mOryCun1.1, whole genome shotgun sequence encodes:
- the OR5I1 gene encoding olfactory receptor 5I1 produces MEFTGENYTLVTEFILLGFPTRPELQIVLFLVFLLLYGMILMGNIGLILLIRVDPHLQTPMYFFLSNLSLVDLCYSSVIVPKMLVNFLSENKTISYYGCALQFYFFCTFADTESFILAAMAYDRYVAICNPLLYTVVMSRSICIWLIVLSYIGGNMSSLVHTSFAFILKYCDKNVINHFFCDLPPLLKLSCTDTSLNELLLSTYGSSVEVICFIIIAVSYFFILLSVLKIRSTSGRKKTFSTCASHLTSVAIYQGTLLFIYSRPSYLYSPNNDKIVSVFYTIIIPVLNPLIYSLRNKDVKDAAKRALKSKVDSS; encoded by the coding sequence ATGGAGTTTACAGGCGAGAACTACACCTTGGTGACTGAATTTATCCTATTAGGTTTTCCAACTCGTCCTGAACTGCAGATTGTCCTATTCCTTGTATTTCTGTTATTGTATGGTATGATATTAATGGGCAATATTGGATTGATACTGTTAATAAGAGTGGATCCTCACCTTCAAACCCCCATGTACTTTTTCCTTAGCAATCTCTCACTTGTAGACCTTTGCTATTCATCAGTCATTGTTCCCAAAATGCTAGTCAACTTCCTTTCAGAGAACAAAACTATTTCCTATTATGGGTGTGccctccagttttattttttctgtacttTTGCAGATACAGAGTCCTTCATCTTAGCTGCTATGGCAtatgaccgctatgtggccatctgcaacCCTTTACTGTATACAGTTGTGATGTCTCGGAGCATCTGTATATGGTTGATTGTCTTGTCATATATTGGAGGCAACATGAGTTCCCTGGTCCACACGTCCTTTGCCTTTATTCTGAAATATTGTGACAAAAATGTTATTAATCACTTTTTCTGTGACCTCCCGCCGCTGCTTAAGCTGTCTTGTACAGATACATCACTAAATGAATTGCTCCTCTCCACCTATGGCAGTTCAGTGGAAGTCATCTGCTTCATCATCATCGCTGTCTCCTACTTTTTCATTCTTCTCTCAGTCTTAAAGATCCGCTCCACCAGTGGGAGGAAGAAAACCTTCTCTACATGTGCCTCTCACCTGACGTCCGTGGCCATCTATCAGGGTACTCTCCTCTTTATCTACTCCCGACCCAGCTACCTGTATTCTCCCAACAATGATAAAATTGTCTCAGTGTTCTACACCATTATCATCCCGGTACTGAATCCGCTGATTTACAGTTTGAGAAATAAAGATGTAAAAGATGCAGCTAAAAGGGCTCTAAAATCTAAGGTAGATTCTTCATGA